Genomic segment of Thermodesulfobium sp. 4217-1:
TCCTTTGTCTTCAGGATGTACAAAGTTTATTATTTCTTTATTAATTACATCTTCAGGTTTATACCCAAAAGTTCTGTAAAGCTCATTATTTGACTTTATAATCCTATAATCCGAATCAACCACTAATACAATGTCATTTATATTGTTAAACAATATATCATAGTCCTCTTCTCTTTCTCTAAGAGAGTTGTGAATTCTCTCCTTTTCTGTAACCTCAGAGATCGTTAGCAATATAAAATCTTCTTCTTTAATAGAAACCTTCTTTGCTTTCCCTTCAAATACAATTTTTGCTCCACTTTTTGTACTAATATAAAATTTAAAGGGAAATATAGAATCTTTTTCGGTAACTACAATTTTTTCAAACAATAATTTAAACCTTTCTCTCTCACCATTTTCTAAAAAGTTCAAGAAATTTTTGGCCTCAATGTCATTAATGTCAGAAAACAGCATAGCCATAGAATTGTTTTCGAAAAGTATTTCGCCATCAAAATCTACAACAAATATCATATCGCTTGAATTATCAAGAAGAAGTCTAAAGTATTTCTCACTGTCAGAAAGCTTCTTGTATTCACGCCTCTTCTGAAGCAAAACAGCCACAAGCAATCCAATTACTAGCAAAAGCAAGAGGGCCACAATAGAAAAGTAAATTATAGCCTTTGAATACCTTTCAAAAAAAGTTTCGTGATGATTTATAATCTTGCTATCGAGAGGCAAGTCACCTCTTTTTATGCCAAATTTTTTCAGTAAATTTTCATCAAAGGCATAGTAGTTTGACTCAGAGCTGCCCACAATCTTAGAAGTCCCCCAACCTGCGGCGTTGTCAGAGAGGTAATCATAGGCTAATTTGCCTACAATTTTGCCCTGATCAAACCCGCTAGTAATCATCCCACCCACTATTCCATAACCCAATTGATAGTCAAATGTTCCAAAAATTGGTATATTTACCCTCTTATAAATATCGCTTAAGGAGATAGGCCCTGCTAAATCGTCATCATATCTATCTACGCTATGGCTAATCAGGTCTAATACAATAGTATCTTTTGGCTCTGAGTTAATCTTATCTACTACCTTATCGAGAGCATTTGAAACAAAATATTCGTTTAATATGCCCTTGTGTGATACAAAAAAGTTATCAAATTGTTTTTTAAAATATGTTGCATCATTTTCATCTGCAATGCCTAAGATCTTCTTTGTATTCGGAAAAAGCTTTAACATTAGGGAAAGAGTAGATTCTAAGTTTTCTTCTTCCTTTACACCATAAACTCTGTCAGGAATAAATCCTTTTATGTCATCGCTATATGCATTTACCCCGCAGAAAAATATTGGAAGGTTTCCAAATTGGCTTCTTTTACTTAGCGCAAAAACAAAAGCCGGGTCGTCTGAAGCTATTATTGCATCAAATTTAAACCCAGAGTATTTTTTCAATAAAAAATTTGAAAAATCTTCAAAATAGCTCTTTGAGTTAAATCTCTTTGTGTCCATATTTTCAATAAAGATCTGAGGAGTTGGGAATTTATTGTTTAACTCTGACAAGATCCCCTTTTGTTCTTCAACAGTCCAAATATAATCAGAGCTATAAGAGTTCAGTATCAAAACCTTTTTAACGGATAGACCCTGAGAATACGCACTCGAATAAGATAGGGTTATAAAAAAGATTAAAAAAAATAAAAAAAATTTAAATACTTCTAAGCAGTGGATTGCCTTCTTAAAAGAATAAATCTTATGAATAAGACATAAATACACTTTATCCACCGCTCCATTCCCTTTAAGATAACTATATAATTACATAGATTTGTGCTATCAGTAAACTATTGCTTTTTTAACCTTGCCTTTTCCATAAACCTATTGAAATTTACAACAAATCTCTCATGTGTCCCTCTTGCAATCTCATCTCTTTCGTCTCTTGCAGAAACCTCAAACGTTAGTTTTCTGCCATCTACTTTGACAAGCTTTGCTTTCGCCCAAACCTTCATTCCTACGGGCGTAGGAGCGATGTGCTCTATGCTGACCATTGTTCCGACTGAAGTATCCGCTAAATCAAGATGATCCTTTATAGCCTCTACTGCAGCGCCTTCAAGCAGGCTGATAACCCTGGGTGTAGAGAGCACACTTACCAATCCACTGCCATAAAAAGCTGCTGTATCATTGTCACCAACTACAGCCTCAATTTCTGCACTTAATCCTGCTTCTATCATAAACTCTCCCTAAAAATATTTTAAAATTATATTAGCATTATACAATACTAACAATAATAATAAATCTAACCAGTAATCTTGTTCAAGTGGTATTCTATCCAGTTAAATATAACGCCCTGAGCGTATCCAAGAGCGCCTACTTGAGAGCCCTCTTCTGCTCCCTCGCTGGCAGTCATATTGATTATCTCTCTTGGACACTCGAGCAAATCGTAGAATTTCTTAGACTCTCCTCTGAAGAAAAATGTATTGGTAGAGTTCACAACCAGAGCAGGACAATTTATATTAGATATAATATTTTTCAAGTTATACGGCTTTGTTTTTAAGAAAAAGTCAGCAATAGTAGTGGCGTTAAATGCCCACATGCCGTGGTGAATTGCCCACCTAAAAGTGATATTGTCCTTTAGTGCTTCAGCCATAGCTTTATTGAAAGCAGCCTTATCAGTTTCAAGGAGATTTTTCGCAACTGTAGGCAAAAGTGAAATTAAAGAGCTATAATAATCAAACACACCGCCATCGGCCACCAGTAAAGCAATCCTACCATCAAAGGCACACGCTCTGGGCGCAAAATATCCTCCAAGATCTACACCAAACATAGCTATTTTTTTGAGATCCACATCTCTTCTTGTAACGATATAATTTATTACAGGTTTGCTTACCTTTTCAAAATCTGGCCTAAAGTAAAGCCCCTGGAGTATAAGAGCCCTCCCCTGACCAGGACCGTCAAAAGCTACACAATTAAAGCCTCTTTTTGCAATTCCAAAACCCCAATCCATAATAAGCTCTTCTGCATTGGAGTCAAATCCGCCCACCAAGACAATAGTAGGTCTTGGGGTATTATCGTTTGATGCCTTCACAAAATAAAGCGGGATTGTAGTATCCTGATACTGGATCTCTACAGATTCAATTTTTGGGTCAAAAAGGGACGCTGCCTTCACAAATGATGCCCTGCTTCTATTGTAAGTATCGAAAATTCTTGAATCTTTAGGATTCGAGCCAAGAAAAAATCCTGAAGTCCTCAGATAGTTGGAAGCCCTAAGATAAGACTCCCTTGCGCTTACTAAAAAGCCATCTGAGTAATACTCCTCTGCAAGCGAATATATTCTATCTCCTTGAGCCTTCCAGCCTTCATACCAGCTATTTGTGTCATTGTCCTTGACGCTCTTGATTGCAAGGAAACATTCCTTTATATCTGCACAGGAAGAAAAAGTCTTTGAAAGCGCCCTAAGAGCCTGATAAGAAAATTCTTTATTGGTAAAGAGTTCACTGCCCTGAGGAGAACTATTAACCTGTGCAAATGCAAGATCATTAAAGGACTCAAAGTTAAGAAGTGTGCCTAAAGCCAGGATACCTAAAAAATCTCTCCTGTTCAAGAGAACCTCCTTAAATGTAGTAAAATATTAAGTTATTGTTCCATTATAATGGCAAATAAAGCTATTTTACAAGTAGATTTCGGAGGTAATATAAAATGAAGTACACAATAATGTGGGATTTTGACGGTACGATTGCCGATACAACCGATCTTATAATAGAATCTTACCAAAAAACTTTTAAGCATTTTTTCGGATTTGAACTCCCAACGGAAAAGATCTTAGGTGTCTTTTCTCTCCCAATGAGAGAAAGTTTTTTAGCCCTTGGATTTGAAGAGGGTATTATAGATAAATTGCTCGATTACTATC
This window contains:
- a CDS encoding PAS domain S-box protein yields the protein MDKVYLCLIHKIYSFKKAIHCLEVFKFFLFFLIFFITLSYSSAYSQGLSVKKVLILNSYSSDYIWTVEEQKGILSELNNKFPTPQIFIENMDTKRFNSKSYFEDFSNFLLKKYSGFKFDAIIASDDPAFVFALSKRSQFGNLPIFFCGVNAYSDDIKGFIPDRVYGVKEEENLESTLSLMLKLFPNTKKILGIADENDATYFKKQFDNFFVSHKGILNEYFVSNALDKVVDKINSEPKDTIVLDLISHSVDRYDDDLAGPISLSDIYKRVNIPIFGTFDYQLGYGIVGGMITSGFDQGKIVGKLAYDYLSDNAAGWGTSKIVGSSESNYYAFDENLLKKFGIKRGDLPLDSKIINHHETFFERYSKAIIYFSIVALLLLLVIGLLVAVLLQKRREYKKLSDSEKYFRLLLDNSSDMIFVVDFDGEILFENNSMAMLFSDINDIEAKNFLNFLENGERERFKLLFEKIVVTEKDSIFPFKFYISTKSGAKIVFEGKAKKVSIKEEDFILLTISEVTEKERIHNSLREREEDYDILFNNINDIVLVVDSDYRIIKSNNELYRTFGYKPEDVINKEIINFVHPEDKGYVKSLIERIQKENITSLSFEIKAVDAKNHIKILDIKTNTIYKNSKKLIFVVCRDITEKKRSEEAFIQKQRELNILLDSLPGYIYYKNKEGIYVFVNNNFSKMLGKDRKEIIGHTDYEIFGKEQAEKNLELDRMALRLGMVHFQEEVLRKPNGESISVLTQKVPIFDENRNLQGLISLSYDITELKSAYNLVKNIEEKYFEIISLIDEVIFELDYSGRFSFISDRIYNYTNLYPKDFLNKFFVDFSSPAEKEKLTLFFMSMLRGDKKNIVFEIDIKNDKEEYIKFEMTIVAKYEGKVFKGAMGNLRKV
- a CDS encoding thioesterase family protein → MIEAGLSAEIEAVVGDNDTAAFYGSGLVSVLSTPRVISLLEGAAVEAIKDHLDLADTSVGTMVSIEHIAPTPVGMKVWAKAKLVKVDGRKLTFEVSARDERDEIARGTHERFVVNFNRFMEKARLKKQ